A stretch of the Sphingobacterium thalpophilum genome encodes the following:
- a CDS encoding Atu1372/SO_1960 family protein, giving the protein MAQEKRTKILVLIHSDQGGTYKMANEVARGIEVEGRATAIIKKVKQSDHPALKDVPLARVEELPFYDGIAFGSPVYFGNISTAMSEFLAQTTSLWTEHALEGMPAMVFMSSGSGAGRELALQSFWNALAVHGMVLVSNGIRGYEHIDKSIPQGNTVLGTTSLGSLKQVPRPSDGERYLAQEQGKYFAKISSALQGTFGQRSKGVTITKGIDINEVLKDKQIVLPEVPAPAGNYQPYVRSGNLVYINQYALKNGSIIFPGKVGVDVTEAQVMEATEVTMLNVLSVLKDAVDGDLNRVKKCVQLTGIFNAPQDFKDHAKLMNAASDLTVTIFGDKGKHARATLGASSVPGNSPVEIQAIFEVE; this is encoded by the coding sequence ATGGCACAAGAGAAACGAACTAAAATCCTTGTACTCATACACTCCGACCAAGGGGGCACCTACAAAATGGCGAATGAAGTAGCCCGAGGTATAGAAGTCGAAGGTCGGGCAACTGCGATTATTAAAAAGGTGAAACAGTCTGACCATCCCGCTCTAAAAGATGTCCCTTTGGCCCGTGTTGAAGAGCTGCCTTTCTATGACGGCATCGCTTTCGGCTCACCTGTTTATTTTGGCAATATCAGCACTGCCATGAGTGAATTTCTAGCGCAGACGACTTCTCTATGGACAGAGCATGCCTTGGAAGGCATGCCGGCAATGGTATTTATGTCTTCCGGAAGTGGTGCAGGAAGAGAGCTCGCTTTACAATCTTTTTGGAACGCTTTGGCGGTGCACGGTATGGTGCTCGTTTCGAACGGGATACGGGGATATGAACACATTGATAAGAGCATACCACAGGGAAATACGGTATTAGGTACAACTAGTCTAGGTTCGTTGAAGCAGGTTCCGCGACCTTCGGACGGAGAACGCTATCTGGCGCAGGAACAGGGCAAGTATTTTGCCAAAATTTCCTCAGCGCTACAAGGCACCTTCGGTCAAAGGTCTAAAGGAGTTACTATAACCAAAGGTATTGATATCAACGAGGTGCTCAAAGATAAACAGATCGTATTGCCGGAAGTGCCTGCTCCTGCAGGTAATTATCAACCTTATGTACGTAGCGGAAACCTTGTCTATATTAACCAATATGCGTTGAAAAATGGTAGCATTATTTTTCCCGGAAAAGTTGGTGTGGATGTCACCGAAGCACAGGTAATGGAAGCAACGGAGGTCACGATGCTTAATGTACTGAGTGTATTGAAAGACGCGGTTGATGGAGATCTGAACAGAGTCAAAAAATGTGTGCAATTAACAGGAATTTTCAACGCTCCTCAGGATTTTAAGGACCATGCTAAGTTGATGAATGCAGCATCTGATCTTACTGTTACAATCTTTGGCGATAAAGGCAAGCATGCACGGGCAACTCTCGGTGCATCCTCGGTCCCCGGAAACTCTCCCGTTGAAATACAGGCGATTTTCGAAGTTGAGTAA
- a CDS encoding DNA alkylation repair protein, translating into MNLSFSVMALIKDIYSVSFYQTIADEFQRVDSSFNKQLFIKRIFDADFTNMEWKQRMKHSTSVLHESLPGHFPTAASLICQVIQHLIDHGVSGGLEYAIFPDYIESYGLNDFDTAIRSFEVITKFISCEFAVRPFIIRYHSRMIAEMEKWSRDTHPQLRRLASEGSRPRLPWAMAIPFLKKDPTPLLPILENLKDDLAETVRRSVANNLNDISKDHPDFVLGIARRWKDYSIHTNGIIKHGCRTLLKQGNPEILHFYGLKSSDFTVSQLTIQTPIVKIGEHVVFSFRIENKSGQSRLLRLEYAVYYKKLNAQLSKKVFKISERTYAAAEINSILRRQSFKQITTRKFHLGKHKLSIIVNGREMGEIDFELVP; encoded by the coding sequence ATGAACTTATCCTTTTCAGTAATGGCACTCATCAAAGACATCTACTCAGTTTCCTTTTATCAAACTATTGCTGATGAATTTCAGCGCGTCGATTCAAGTTTTAATAAACAACTATTTATCAAGCGTATTTTCGATGCCGATTTCACTAACATGGAATGGAAACAAAGAATGAAGCATAGTACTTCGGTATTACATGAGTCTTTGCCGGGTCATTTCCCGACAGCGGCCTCGCTGATCTGCCAGGTAATACAGCATCTGATTGATCACGGGGTCTCCGGCGGTCTGGAGTACGCTATTTTTCCTGACTATATTGAGAGCTATGGTTTAAATGATTTTGATACCGCAATACGCTCATTTGAAGTTATAACAAAATTTATAAGCTGCGAGTTTGCTGTCCGTCCCTTTATCATTAGATATCATTCCCGCATGATTGCTGAAATGGAAAAGTGGTCGCGGGACACGCATCCACAGCTGCGACGGCTCGCCAGCGAGGGCTCCAGACCCCGGCTCCCCTGGGCAATGGCAATTCCGTTTCTTAAGAAGGATCCCACCCCTCTCCTGCCAATTCTCGAAAATTTGAAGGACGATCTCGCCGAAACTGTCAGAAGAAGCGTAGCCAATAATCTCAATGATATTTCCAAAGATCATCCGGATTTCGTGCTGGGGATTGCACGGCGTTGGAAGGATTACAGTATACATACTAACGGGATCATTAAACATGGCTGCCGTACCTTACTCAAACAAGGTAATCCGGAAATATTGCATTTTTACGGATTGAAAAGCTCCGATTTTACAGTGTCGCAACTGACTATTCAAACGCCAATCGTCAAAATTGGCGAGCACGTAGTCTTTTCTTTTCGGATCGAAAATAAAAGCGGTCAGTCGAGGCTGTTACGTTTGGAATACGCTGTCTATTACAAAAAATTAAATGCGCAATTATCCAAAAAAGTTTTTAAAATAAGTGAACGGACATATGCAGCTGCGGAAATAAATTCTATCCTACGCCGACAATCGTTTAAACAGATAACAACACGAAAATTTCATCTTGGTAAACACAAGCTTTCGATTATTGTAAATGGACGAGAAATGGGTGAAATAGATTTCGAACTGGTACCGTAG
- a CDS encoding ClpP family protease yields MNIDKNEFRKFAVGHCYVPTNRVDHYIGGIERSSIPLAMTPYITEEREMRVSQMDVFSRLMMDRIIFIGAPVEANIANIVQAQLLFLQSVDPKKDIHMYINSPGGEVYAGLGIYDTMQLISPDVATICTGMALSFGAILLCGGAPGKRSALAHARVMLHQPLGGVQGQASDIEITAKQVLKIKKELYDIIAEHSGQSYQKVHDVSDRDHWMVASEAREFGIIDEVLTS; encoded by the coding sequence ATGAATATTGACAAAAATGAGTTCCGCAAATTTGCGGTAGGGCATTGCTATGTCCCAACAAATCGGGTTGATCACTACATCGGGGGGATCGAACGCTCGTCTATCCCCTTGGCAATGACTCCGTACATTACTGAAGAACGCGAAATGCGTGTTTCGCAGATGGATGTCTTTTCGAGGCTGATGATGGACAGGATTATCTTTATCGGTGCACCCGTCGAAGCTAATATAGCGAATATCGTGCAGGCGCAGTTATTATTTCTGCAGTCCGTTGATCCCAAAAAGGATATTCATATGTATATCAATTCGCCCGGCGGTGAAGTGTATGCCGGGCTAGGTATATACGATACCATGCAATTAATAAGTCCTGACGTAGCAACGATTTGTACGGGCATGGCTTTATCTTTTGGAGCGATTTTACTTTGCGGTGGAGCTCCAGGTAAACGGAGCGCGCTCGCTCACGCTCGTGTCATGCTACACCAGCCACTTGGTGGTGTGCAGGGACAGGCCTCGGACATTGAGATTACAGCCAAACAAGTATTGAAGATCAAAAAAGAACTGTACGACATCATTGCCGAGCATAGTGGTCAGAGTTATCAGAAAGTACATGATGTAAGTGACAGAGACCATTGGATGGTGGCTTCGGAGGCAAGAGAATTTGGTATTATTGACGAAGTACTGACATCATAG
- a CDS encoding RNA polymerase sigma factor, with product MQTISNSNVASGRRALFMELYQKGFPAVARYISSMGGSFDEAKDVFQDALIAYYEKVVLSSLVLDNDIAYLFGTARNIWLKRYHQGRQKLPLDQMDVVLPDESLPCNKRLFRFLETAGRKCMSLLKSFYYDQMSLQEIADDFGFSGIRSATVQKYKCLEKIRETVKEKALLYEDFLE from the coding sequence ATGCAGACTATTAGTAATTCAAATGTAGCCTCAGGACGCCGGGCGCTCTTTATGGAACTGTATCAAAAAGGCTTTCCGGCAGTAGCCAGATATATCAGCAGCATGGGTGGCAGCTTTGATGAAGCCAAGGACGTATTTCAAGACGCTTTGATAGCGTATTATGAAAAAGTTGTTTTATCTTCCCTCGTACTGGACAATGACATTGCTTACCTATTTGGCACGGCAAGAAATATCTGGCTGAAGCGTTATCATCAAGGCAGGCAGAAACTACCATTGGATCAGATGGATGTGGTTTTACCCGACGAAAGTTTACCTTGCAACAAGCGTCTTTTCCGCTTCCTGGAGACAGCAGGTCGTAAATGTATGAGCTTGCTTAAGAGCTTTTACTATGACCAAATGTCACTTCAGGAGATCGCCGACGATTTTGGTTTTTCAGGAATAAGAAGCGCGACGGTACAAAAGTATAAATGCCTGGAAAAAATACGTGAAACTGTTAAAGAAAAAGCATTGCTGTATGAAGACTTCTTGGAATGA
- a CDS encoding TetR/AcrR family transcriptional regulator, which yields MNTREKIILIGDDLIRKKGYNAFSFSDISKELGVKNASIHYHFPTKTTLVIAIIQKHMALLEKFKRRVEDQDSVQKMILFLCVYTISKSGGRISILGALSNDYYSFEPEVQTELKILTDNTLNWLTDTLKEGKKEGLFRYSTDDRTKALMIITNILGAEHLSRITYHHNFQEIKYIIIDDLTS from the coding sequence ATGAATACACGTGAAAAAATAATTTTAATAGGTGATGATCTGATTCGTAAAAAAGGATACAATGCCTTTAGTTTCAGTGATATTTCCAAAGAGCTAGGTGTAAAGAACGCCTCAATACACTATCATTTCCCGACCAAGACAACATTGGTAATTGCTATCATTCAAAAGCACATGGCATTACTGGAAAAGTTTAAGCGGCGTGTGGAGGATCAGGACTCCGTACAAAAAATGATTCTATTTCTTTGTGTTTATACGATATCCAAATCTGGCGGGCGTATCAGTATCTTGGGTGCGTTATCTAATGATTACTACTCGTTTGAGCCCGAAGTCCAAACAGAGCTTAAAATATTAACAGACAATACGCTCAATTGGCTTACAGATACACTCAAAGAGGGTAAAAAAGAAGGATTGTTTCGATATAGTACCGATGATCGAACCAAAGCGTTGATGATTATTACCAATATCCTTGGAGCAGAGCATTTATCAAGGATCACATATCATCACAATTTTCAGGAAATTAAATATATTATTATTGACGATTTAACTTCATAA
- the fabF gene encoding beta-ketoacyl-ACP synthase II, with protein sequence MRRVVVTGIGALTPIGNNTDEFWNALTKGKSGGAPITRFDASKFKTKFACEVKGFNPLDFMEKSEIRRFDLYTQYALATVAEAIKNGNIDFDKMDRNRIGVIWGSGNGGIETFQQQVTEYALGDGTPRFNPFFIPKMIVDIASGVISIKYGLRGVNFTTVSACATSNTAIIDAYNYIKWGKADMIITGGSEAAITESSVGGFNASKALSTNNDHPQTASRPFDLSRDGFVIGEGAGAVILEDLTSAKQRGATIYAEIVGGGMAADAYHLTGTHPEGEGAYLGMLAALEDANIGPEVIDYLNVHATSTPPGDLSELKAIERVFGQASDLSISATKSMTGHLLGAAGAVEAIACIKAVNEDIVPPTINTQILEPQYKDMFDFTLAKSRKKKVNYAMNNTFGFGGHIATSIFKKYSE encoded by the coding sequence ATGAGACGTGTAGTTGTAACAGGTATCGGAGCCTTGACACCGATAGGAAATAATACAGATGAATTTTGGAACGCATTAACCAAAGGGAAAAGTGGCGGAGCCCCGATTACAAGATTTGATGCTTCGAAGTTTAAAACCAAGTTTGCTTGTGAGGTTAAGGGGTTTAATCCCTTAGATTTTATGGAAAAATCCGAGATCCGCAGATTTGATTTATATACGCAGTATGCATTGGCCACCGTAGCAGAGGCCATCAAGAACGGTAATATAGATTTCGATAAAATGGACAGAAACCGTATAGGCGTAATTTGGGGCTCCGGTAACGGTGGGATTGAGACTTTTCAACAGCAGGTTACCGAGTATGCGCTAGGCGACGGAACGCCTAGGTTTAACCCTTTCTTTATTCCGAAAATGATCGTGGATATTGCTTCAGGGGTAATTTCTATTAAATATGGACTACGGGGTGTAAACTTTACCACTGTTTCTGCCTGTGCAACATCCAATACGGCAATTATCGATGCATACAATTATATCAAGTGGGGAAAAGCCGACATGATTATCACCGGTGGCTCTGAGGCCGCTATCACTGAGAGCTCAGTTGGGGGCTTTAATGCATCAAAGGCGTTATCTACCAACAATGATCATCCACAAACTGCATCAAGACCTTTCGACCTAAGCCGCGACGGTTTCGTCATCGGCGAAGGTGCCGGCGCAGTGATTTTGGAGGATCTGACAAGTGCAAAACAACGAGGAGCAACAATATATGCCGAAATCGTCGGTGGTGGTATGGCAGCAGATGCCTATCATCTTACTGGTACACATCCTGAAGGTGAAGGAGCCTATCTTGGGATGCTCGCGGCTCTTGAAGATGCCAACATTGGGCCTGAAGTAATCGACTATCTGAATGTGCACGCAACCTCTACGCCTCCGGGCGACTTAAGTGAGCTGAAAGCCATTGAACGAGTATTTGGACAGGCCAGCGATCTTAGTATTAGCGCTACCAAATCGATGACCGGCCATCTATTGGGCGCAGCAGGGGCTGTTGAAGCAATAGCTTGCATCAAAGCAGTTAACGAAGACATCGTTCCACCAACCATAAACACCCAAATACTTGAGCCGCAATATAAAGATATGTTTGATTTTACTTTGGCGAAAAGTCGAAAGAAGAAAGTCAATTACGCGATGAACAATACCTTTGGTTTTGGTGGGCATATTGCCACTAGTATTTTTAAAAAATATTCTGAATAA
- a CDS encoding Na+/H+ antiporter produces MLEHFEFYLFIVLLITMLIMLAKRVQVAYPVLLVLAGLMISFIPGVPVIKIEPELIFIIFLPPLLYEAAWSTSWKELWRWRRIIFSFAFVVVFFTALSVAIFANYFIPGFSLALGFLLGGIVSPPDAVSAGAILKFVKVPKRLASILEGESLLNDASSLIIFRFAMIAAATGQFVWYQAATSFVWMCIGGVGIGLVIGYIFLKMHKLLPTDPNTDILLTFIAPFSMYLGAEQLHASGVLAVVSGGLFLSYRSHDFLSSGSRIRTVTVWETFCFFLNGVVFMLIGLDLPEIVSGLGDTDIYTAMGYGLAVTAVLILVRIFAGYAAVITTLIMRNFITVADPETPGWQTPLIIGWTGMRGVVSLAAALSIPLTLDDGTPFPQRNLILFITFSVILLTLLVQGLTLPFLLRKFRLIDRDLVRSEKEIDYEIQHMLAQVAVDKIQRDYADKIESFPTLKDQLQKYENQLRSSEIILNYAEYRKIYIDILEAQRIWLINKNREELLLDEEIIRKHLRLLDLQEERLNMKS; encoded by the coding sequence ATGTTAGAACATTTTGAATTTTATCTTTTTATAGTTCTGCTCATCACCATGCTCATCATGCTAGCCAAGCGCGTCCAGGTTGCGTATCCTGTCTTGCTCGTGCTGGCGGGGCTAATGATCAGTTTTATCCCGGGCGTGCCGGTGATAAAAATAGAACCCGAGTTAATTTTTATCATTTTTTTACCTCCACTACTGTATGAGGCCGCCTGGTCAACTTCCTGGAAAGAGCTCTGGCGATGGCGGAGGATTATATTCAGTTTTGCTTTCGTTGTGGTGTTCTTTACGGCGTTATCGGTTGCTATTTTCGCCAACTATTTTATTCCGGGGTTTTCGTTGGCCTTGGGCTTCCTATTGGGTGGAATTGTTTCTCCACCGGATGCGGTAAGTGCTGGCGCTATATTAAAATTTGTCAAAGTACCCAAACGACTCGCCTCCATCTTAGAGGGTGAAAGTCTGCTAAACGATGCCTCATCCTTAATTATTTTCCGCTTTGCGATGATTGCAGCAGCTACAGGTCAATTTGTCTGGTATCAGGCCGCTACAAGTTTTGTGTGGATGTGTATTGGTGGTGTCGGAATTGGGCTGGTGATCGGATATATCTTTTTGAAAATGCACAAACTGTTGCCCACTGATCCCAATACAGATATCTTACTGACGTTTATCGCTCCATTTTCGATGTATCTTGGGGCCGAACAACTGCATGCATCCGGAGTTCTTGCAGTAGTAAGTGGGGGGCTGTTTCTCTCTTATCGTAGTCATGACTTTTTGAGCAGCGGATCGAGGATCCGTACGGTCACTGTCTGGGAAACCTTTTGTTTTTTCCTGAACGGAGTGGTTTTTATGCTCATCGGTTTGGATTTACCTGAAATAGTATCTGGTCTTGGCGATACCGATATCTACACCGCAATGGGCTATGGACTGGCGGTAACTGCTGTGCTAATACTGGTTCGGATTTTTGCGGGATATGCGGCAGTAATCACCACATTGATCATGAGAAATTTCATCACGGTTGCAGATCCCGAAACCCCAGGCTGGCAGACGCCTCTGATCATAGGATGGACCGGTATGAGGGGTGTCGTTTCTCTGGCCGCTGCACTTTCGATTCCTTTAACCCTTGACGATGGCACCCCCTTCCCCCAGCGCAACCTTATCCTTTTTATAACGTTTTCCGTTATCCTTTTGACATTGCTGGTTCAAGGCCTTACTCTACCTTTTTTACTCCGGAAGTTCCGATTGATAGACCGCGATTTGGTACGGAGCGAAAAGGAAATTGATTACGAAATTCAGCACATGCTCGCTCAGGTAGCGGTCGATAAAATTCAACGCGATTATGCAGATAAAATCGAGAGCTTCCCGACCCTGAAAGATCAGCTGCAAAAATACGAAAATCAGTTGAGGAGTTCCGAAATTATCCTTAATTATGCTGAATACCGGAAAATCTATATTGATATCCTTGAAGCACAACGGATCTGGCTTATCAACAAAAACCGTGAAGAACTGCTGTTGGACGAAGAGATTATTCGGAAACATCTCCGCCTACTCGACCTTCAAGAGGAACGATTGAACATGAAAAGTTGA
- a CDS encoding alpha-ketoglutarate-dependent dioxygenase AlkB family protein translates to MEQLSLFDNEGYQFPEELLQFEPHFLSNKEADALFKLLLQEVPWQHTAQKMYDRIVTTPRLTAWYGEEDTSYRLGGRNIIANQWLTPLYDLKVKIEQRFNCQFNSVLLNLYRDQNDSVAWHRDRESELGNRPVIGSLSLGQARYFDFRRVDDHSQKRSLLLRHGSLLLMKGDLQESWEHRIAKSSQAMTPRINLTFRLIREE, encoded by the coding sequence ATGGAACAGTTAAGTTTATTTGATAATGAAGGGTACCAGTTCCCCGAGGAACTCTTGCAGTTCGAACCACATTTTCTTTCCAATAAAGAGGCTGATGCGTTATTCAAGCTACTGTTACAGGAAGTACCGTGGCAGCACACTGCTCAAAAAATGTACGACAGGATTGTCACGACGCCACGACTGACTGCCTGGTATGGCGAAGAGGATACTTCGTATCGGCTGGGGGGCAGAAATATTATTGCCAACCAGTGGTTAACGCCACTGTATGATTTAAAGGTAAAGATCGAACAAAGGTTTAACTGTCAATTCAATTCTGTTTTGCTGAATCTCTATCGTGATCAAAACGATTCCGTTGCTTGGCATCGCGATAGGGAAAGTGAGCTTGGAAATAGGCCTGTCATCGGATCACTCAGTTTAGGGCAAGCCCGCTATTTTGATTTCCGAAGAGTAGACGATCACTCGCAAAAGCGGTCTCTACTTTTAAGACATGGTTCCCTATTGCTTATGAAAGGCGATTTGCAGGAGTCTTGGGAACATCGGATTGCAAAATCTTCGCAGGCGATGACTCCGCGGATCAACCTTACCTTCCGATTGATCCGAGAAGAATGA
- a CDS encoding SDR family oxidoreductase, producing the protein MKNLTSMGRRTAISKMGAGILGFTLLGGWQPAQSQQQGDVANPVKEYPKPPFKKQSQPWPGLCSQMNPRPDHGETSYKGSGRLKGRKALITGGDSGMGRAAAIAYAREGADVAINYLPAEEPDAREVIALIKEAGRKAIAIPGDLRNEDFCTKLVEDAVQQLGGLDILVNNAGRQQTKASILDISTEEFDATMKTNIYAPFWLIKAALPHLKPGSVIIGTTSVQATDPSGDLYDYAQTKAATTNYVRSLAKQLGPKGIRVNGVAPGPIWTALQVSGGATQEKLVNFGGDTPLGRPGQPAELASIYVQLAAADASYANGQIYGAAGGGGQP; encoded by the coding sequence ATGAAAAATTTAACTAGCATGGGTAGAAGGACGGCAATAAGCAAAATGGGGGCAGGTATTTTGGGCTTTACCTTACTCGGTGGCTGGCAACCTGCCCAATCGCAACAGCAGGGGGATGTGGCTAATCCTGTCAAAGAATACCCCAAACCGCCTTTTAAAAAGCAGTCGCAGCCTTGGCCGGGGCTTTGCAGCCAGATGAACCCACGTCCCGATCACGGCGAAACAAGCTATAAGGGGTCAGGCAGACTAAAAGGTCGTAAAGCTCTGATCACAGGCGGTGATTCAGGCATGGGGCGCGCAGCAGCTATTGCCTATGCGCGCGAAGGTGCCGATGTTGCTATCAATTATCTCCCGGCAGAGGAACCCGATGCAAGGGAAGTGATTGCCTTGATCAAAGAAGCTGGTCGTAAAGCAATAGCCATTCCTGGAGACCTACGTAATGAAGATTTTTGCACCAAACTGGTTGAAGATGCAGTTCAGCAACTGGGTGGACTGGATATATTAGTTAATAACGCGGGCCGGCAGCAAACGAAAGCGTCAATCTTAGATATCAGCACAGAGGAATTTGATGCAACGATGAAAACCAACATTTATGCGCCGTTTTGGCTTATTAAGGCGGCACTTCCCCACCTAAAACCGGGATCTGTCATCATAGGCACTACTTCAGTGCAGGCTACCGATCCTTCTGGCGACCTCTACGATTATGCCCAAACCAAAGCTGCCACCACAAATTATGTCCGTTCCTTGGCCAAGCAGCTTGGCCCCAAAGGCATCAGGGTCAATGGAGTAGCTCCGGGCCCCATATGGACGGCATTGCAAGTCAGCGGTGGTGCTACACAGGAAAAATTGGTGAATTTTGGTGGCGATACTCCTTTAGGTCGTCCCGGGCAGCCAGCGGAACTGGCATCCATCTATGTTCAGTTGGCAGCAGCTGATGCTAGCTATGCGAACGGACAGATCTATGGAGCCGCTGGTGGTGGCGGGCAACCTTAA
- a CDS encoding inorganic diphosphatase, with amino-acid sequence MKDVVCMVETPKNSNAKYNYDPGLGGLVVAKYLPLGFVFPYDFGFIPGTMGQDGDPLDVIVIAEQGSFPGSFLKCRVIGAIKAVQRELDGLIIENDRFLVVPENSKVFANLTRAVQLPDDILAELQYFFSCYSQIEGKDFEPLKVISAKDAVKAIATAKNNMEPIRKIEIFVPLSDDNGKPFPAYLYRNVKRKLIKDFGGVTAYTQAPAEGVWSDEDQKEIKDRIIVYEVMVAEIDRDYWASFRQHLEQQFDQKQLIIRQSTVGLL; translated from the coding sequence ATGAAAGATGTTGTATGTATGGTGGAGACACCGAAAAACTCCAATGCAAAATACAATTATGACCCCGGGCTTGGTGGTCTTGTAGTAGCGAAATACTTGCCTTTGGGATTTGTGTTTCCCTATGATTTTGGTTTTATTCCGGGAACCATGGGCCAAGATGGTGATCCGTTGGATGTCATTGTCATTGCGGAACAGGGCAGTTTCCCGGGCAGCTTTCTGAAATGTAGGGTTATTGGTGCTATAAAAGCAGTACAGCGGGAGCTAGACGGTTTAATAATCGAAAATGATCGATTTCTCGTCGTTCCAGAAAACTCAAAGGTATTCGCCAATCTGACACGGGCAGTACAACTACCAGATGATATCCTGGCCGAACTGCAATACTTCTTTAGCTGTTATAGTCAAATAGAAGGCAAAGATTTTGAACCACTAAAAGTCATCAGCGCAAAAGACGCGGTTAAAGCAATAGCGACCGCAAAGAACAACATGGAACCGATCCGGAAGATTGAGATTTTCGTGCCTTTATCGGATGACAATGGAAAACCTTTTCCAGCTTATCTCTACAGAAATGTAAAAAGGAAATTAATTAAAGACTTTGGCGGCGTGACTGCCTATACGCAAGCTCCGGCGGAGGGGGTCTGGTCCGATGAAGATCAAAAGGAAATCAAAGACCGCATCATTGTTTATGAGGTCATGGTCGCCGAGATTGATAGAGACTATTGGGCTTCCTTTCGGCAGCATCTAGAACAACAGTTTGATCAAAAACAACTGATTATCCGGCAAAGTACAGTAGGCTTGTTATAA
- a CDS encoding VOC family protein produces the protein MMNLLSIRIITANVKQLTDYYEKITGLKAVWYTQDFAELKTDAATLAFGSTKTLELFGGDHIAKPAQNHTAIIEFISPNVDNDYDRIKQFIAPHLVQAPTTMPWGNRSLLFRDPDGNLINFFTPVTTQAVERSKGRIN, from the coding sequence ATGATGAATCTTCTTTCTATAAGGATTATTACAGCAAATGTAAAGCAGTTAACTGATTATTATGAAAAAATAACAGGTCTGAAGGCAGTATGGTATACGCAGGACTTTGCTGAACTGAAAACTGATGCAGCCACACTGGCATTTGGCAGTACCAAAACCCTGGAATTGTTCGGTGGAGATCATATAGCCAAACCCGCACAAAACCATACTGCAATCATTGAATTTATTTCACCAAATGTAGATAACGATTACGATCGGATAAAACAGTTCATTGCGCCGCATCTTGTACAGGCGCCTACAACGATGCCGTGGGGGAACCGATCGCTACTATTCAGAGATCCCGACGGAAATCTGATCAATTTTTTTACGCCAGTGACGACTCAGGCTGTTGAAAGGTCTAAGGGACGCATCAACTGA
- a CDS encoding NmrA family NAD(P)-binding protein, producing the protein MNIVVTGSLGNIGRPLSMALVKSGHSVEVISSTDKRAIEIQQIGATSLIGSLDDDEFLSSSFAGKDAVFCMVPPSYTQPDQIAYYRRLGEKYKKAILKTGIKRVVYLSSYGAHLPYGTGFITGAYHVEQILNSVPDIYLTHLRPTYFYYNLLAFIPMIKAVGNIGAVYGDTDRLPMVSPQDIAEAAAEELVKTQNICAVRYICSDDRNCNEIAAVIGHAVGNPDLKWVRLAKDLVLNSLLENGLSNEHAANLVELSEAIHNGTLHEDYDRHTPTMGKVKLEEYAIEFASVFATT; encoded by the coding sequence ATGAACATAGTTGTTACAGGTTCTCTTGGGAACATCGGAAGACCATTAAGCATGGCATTAGTAAAAAGTGGACATTCAGTGGAGGTGATCAGCAGCACTGATAAACGCGCGATAGAGATTCAGCAAATAGGAGCTACTTCGTTGATTGGCTCTTTGGATGATGACGAATTTTTAAGTAGTTCCTTTGCTGGAAAGGATGCCGTGTTTTGTATGGTTCCACCGAGCTATACACAGCCTGATCAGATCGCCTATTATAGGAGATTGGGCGAAAAATACAAAAAGGCTATTCTAAAAACAGGAATTAAAAGAGTGGTATATTTAAGCAGTTACGGAGCTCATTTGCCGTACGGAACAGGCTTTATAACAGGTGCATATCATGTGGAACAAATCCTGAACAGCGTTCCTGATATTTATCTGACTCATCTACGTCCGACCTATTTTTATTACAACTTACTTGCCTTCATACCCATGATTAAAGCAGTTGGCAACATTGGAGCAGTCTATGGAGACACAGACCGATTACCAATGGTCTCTCCACAAGATATCGCCGAAGCTGCGGCAGAAGAACTGGTTAAGACACAGAACATTTGTGCTGTCCGTTATATCTGTAGCGATGATAGAAACTGCAATGAAATCGCAGCGGTAATCGGCCATGCAGTCGGCAATCCAGATCTGAAATGGGTAAGATTAGCGAAGGACTTGGTACTTAATAGTCTTTTGGAAAATGGGCTTTCGAACGAACATGCTGCCAATCTCGTTGAACTCAGCGAAGCGATCCATAATGGCACGCTCCATGAAGATTACGACAGGCACACGCCGACGATGGGGAAAGTAAAGTTGGAAGAGTACGCTATAGAATTTGCTAGCGTGTTTGCGACCACATAA